One segment of Candidatus Margulisiibacteriota bacterium DNA contains the following:
- a CDS encoding glycosyltransferase: MGKVKKVLQINKLYYPWIGGVEKHIQDLSEHLLEFDDLDIQVLASNETYNYADEVIGGVKVKKLPNIVHLFFKKVLLFSTPVCLSFPFWLRKIKADILHFHMPNPLGVMSYFLARPKGKLVVTWQSDIVKQKKFLLLYAPFERWFLRRADVIITTSGNLVNYSKFLPPFKDKCKIVPLGINIEDYGLSSEGIQKVSDIKKGHTGKHVLFVGRLVYYKGVKYLIDAMEHIDAELTIIGSGPLRTILEAQIEKKGLSGKVTIIPPVTTEELVCHYHLCDVFVLPSVAVSEAFGIVQLEAMACGKPVVSTNLPTSVTYVNENGKTGIVVEPEDSMALAEAVNKLLNDNNLRTTMGEYAQARVKRDFTNKQVAFKVREIYKELVSF, from the coding sequence ATGGGCAAGGTGAAAAAAGTATTACAAATAAATAAACTTTACTATCCTTGGATCGGTGGAGTAGAGAAGCACATACAAGATCTTTCGGAACATTTGCTGGAGTTTGATGACCTGGATATTCAAGTGCTCGCCAGCAATGAAACTTATAACTATGCTGATGAGGTTATTGGCGGGGTCAAGGTGAAAAAGCTTCCGAATATAGTCCACCTGTTTTTTAAAAAGGTATTACTTTTCTCAACGCCGGTTTGTCTTTCATTCCCGTTTTGGTTAAGAAAAATAAAAGCAGATATTCTTCATTTTCATATGCCCAACCCACTTGGCGTTATGTCGTATTTCCTGGCACGCCCAAAAGGGAAGCTTGTGGTTACATGGCAAAGCGACATCGTGAAACAGAAGAAATTCCTTCTGCTCTATGCCCCTTTCGAACGATGGTTTTTACGTCGGGCTGACGTTATCATAACCACTTCCGGTAATTTGGTTAATTATTCCAAATTCTTACCTCCTTTTAAGGATAAGTGCAAAATAGTACCTTTGGGAATCAATATCGAGGATTACGGGCTAAGTAGTGAAGGCATCCAAAAAGTGAGTGACATTAAAAAGGGCCATACCGGGAAGCACGTGTTGTTTGTCGGCAGGTTGGTTTATTATAAAGGTGTTAAGTATTTGATTGATGCAATGGAACACATCGACGCAGAATTGACTATCATCGGCAGTGGTCCGTTAAGGACCATCTTGGAAGCTCAGATTGAAAAGAAGGGTCTTTCAGGTAAGGTGACAATAATACCTCCGGTGACAACAGAAGAATTAGTCTGTCATTATCATTTGTGCGATGTTTTCGTTTTGCCGTCTGTGGCAGTAAGTGAAGCATTCGGAATCGTACAATTAGAAGCAATGGCCTGCGGTAAACCTGTTGTGTCAACGAATCTCCCCACGAGTGTGACGTATGTCAATGAGAATGGCAAGACCGGTATTGTTGTAGAGCCTGAAGATTCAATGGCTTTAGCCGAAGCAGTTAATAAGCTGCTCAATGATAACAACTTGCGAACAACGATGGGAGAATATGCGCAAGCCAGGGTAAAAAGAGATTTTACGAATAAGCAGGTCGCATTCAAAGTAAGAGAAATATATAAGGAACTTGTTTCTTTTTGA
- a CDS encoding undecaprenyl-phosphate glucose phosphotransferase — MQKYVVRYSLTLVKLFGDIVIINLGLLFGYAIKFKLYLLSSYFNINIQIENPAAQIEPYLSIMFVYSLLMVFTLYFAGVYKMRYGIFAEFDEIIKIIKGISIGVIEVMAFTFIYKSFPGSRFVLLYSGLFTIFLMSCYHIFILQLQNYFRTKGLGSQKVMIVGSDEMGQSVAERIIKNPSAGFHLVGFVDNKNPEKISYNISKYFNYLGNLDELVNIIKQKRINKVIVTTTDVAREDLEQWYQKCEELNVEFQIIPDYLELISTTVSISDIDGIPIITIRNLKRSWIENVYKRILDISIALFMVLLVSPVMLLTYIMIRITSKGPAVFEQERVGKNSKSFKMYKFRSMMVDAETGSGPKIVVDRDDDRVTAVGKIIRKLSIDELPQLINVLKGDMSIVGPRPEREHFIKKFDNEYPGFSKRLLVKPGITGWAQINGRAALSSRVEEKLRYDLYYIENWSILFDIKIVIKTVLKVIFAKEAY, encoded by the coding sequence ATGCAAAAATACGTCGTTCGATATTCTTTGACATTAGTTAAATTATTTGGTGACATAGTAATTATTAATTTGGGTTTACTATTTGGGTATGCCATTAAGTTCAAATTATATCTTCTTAGCAGTTATTTTAACATTAATATACAAATAGAGAATCCTGCCGCTCAGATTGAGCCATACCTTTCTATAATGTTTGTTTATTCGTTGTTGATGGTTTTTACCCTCTATTTTGCCGGCGTATACAAAATGCGGTATGGTATTTTTGCTGAGTTCGATGAGATCATTAAGATTATCAAAGGTATCAGTATCGGAGTAATTGAGGTAATGGCATTTACCTTTATTTATAAGAGTTTTCCCGGATCGCGATTTGTACTCTTATATTCAGGGTTATTTACGATTTTCTTGATGTCCTGCTATCATATTTTCATTTTACAACTCCAGAACTATTTTCGGACCAAGGGCCTTGGAAGCCAGAAGGTTATGATTGTCGGTTCGGATGAAATGGGGCAGTCGGTAGCTGAAAGAATAATCAAGAATCCGTCAGCTGGGTTTCATTTAGTCGGGTTTGTTGATAATAAGAACCCGGAAAAAATATCTTATAATATTAGCAAGTATTTTAATTATCTAGGTAATCTTGATGAGCTTGTAAATATTATAAAACAAAAAAGAATAAATAAAGTTATTGTAACAACCACGGATGTAGCACGTGAGGACCTCGAACAATGGTATCAGAAATGTGAAGAGCTTAATGTCGAGTTCCAGATTATTCCGGATTATTTAGAACTTATATCAACAACGGTTTCCATATCTGACATTGACGGTATCCCAATAATTACTATTCGTAATCTCAAACGATCATGGATTGAAAATGTTTATAAACGGATATTGGATATCTCAATCGCTTTATTTATGGTGCTCCTGGTATCTCCTGTAATGTTGCTTACCTATATTATGATTCGTATTACATCGAAGGGACCAGCTGTCTTTGAGCAGGAAAGGGTCGGGAAAAATAGTAAATCATTCAAAATGTACAAATTCAGGTCTATGATGGTCGATGCAGAAACTGGTTCGGGCCCAAAAATAGTTGTTGATCGAGATGATGATCGAGTTACTGCAGTTGGTAAGATCATTAGAAAACTGAGTATCGATGAATTGCCCCAATTAATCAATGTTCTTAAGGGGGACATGAGTATTGTCGGACCACGGCCTGAACGCGAACATTTCATAAAAAAATTTGATAATGAATATCCTGGTTTTTCGAAGCGATTGTTGGTAAAGCCGGGAATTACCGGGTGGGCTCAGATAAACGGACGGGCTGCACTATCATCAAGAGTTGAAGAAAAACTTCGTTATGATCTTTATTATATAGAAAACTGGTCAATTCTTTTTGATATCAAAATAGTTATCAAAACTGTCCTGAAAGTAATCTTTGCCAAAGAAGCTTATTAG